In Gasterosteus aculeatus chromosome 15, fGasAcu3.hap1.1, whole genome shotgun sequence, a single genomic region encodes these proteins:
- the gpr68 gene encoding G-protein coupled receptor 68 isoform X2 yields the protein MATVFLSAFSAVSPTCVCVYVLVQGDDWSHREWLCQLCGFLLYENIYISIGFLCCISLDRYLAVVHPLRFTSLRSMRAAWLVSLVVWLKEIAVGVVFFHHKELSKDHKNQSVCFEHYPMQPWEYPVNYYRFTVGFMFPLAILSISYLCVLRAVGRSAGTLPDQKMRIKQLVSSTILIFLVCFSPYHVFLLVRTVLERDCNFITGIFNYYHVSLLLTTLNCVADPALYCFVSESARRGLYRVIARPIARILCCRCRRGNGIPANPVTDSQEVATDENNGHPTVMMLTHTSGLNNLQTDDLGKNPIFITQTQGKTIIPLNEQINGNSDTCADGNGKPSCAIGMEEQSRHKE from the exons ATGGCTACAGTATTTCTTTCAG CTTTCTCTGCGGTGTCccctacctgtgtgtgtgtgtatgtgctggTTCAGGGTGACGACTGGAGCCACAGAGAGTGGTTGTGTCAGCTCTGCGGCTTCCTGCTCTACGAGAACATCTACATCAGCATTGGTTTCCTGTGCTGCATCAGCCTGGATCGCTACTTGGCTGTGGTGCACCCTTTAAG GTTCACCTCTCTGCGCTCTATGAGAGCAGCGTGGCTCGTTAGCCTCGTTGTATGGCTGAAGGAGATTGCCGTCGGGGTGGTTTTCTTCCATCATAAAGAACTGAGCAAAGACCACAAGAACCAATCAGTGTGCTTCGAGCACTATCCCATGCAGCCGTGGGAGTATCCTGTCAACTATTACCGCTTCACTGTTGGCTTCATGTTCCCGCTGGCTATTCTATCG ATCAGCTACCTGTGTGTTCTCCGTGCCGTGGGTCGCAGCGCTGGGACTCTACCGGACCAGAAGATGAGGATCAAGCAGTTGGTCAGCAGCACCATCCTCATCTTCCTTGTGTGCTTCTCCCCCTACCATGTCTTCCTGTTAGTGCGCACCGTGCTGGAGAGAGACTGCAACTTCATCACAG GAATATTTAACTACTACCACGTGTCGTTGTTGCTGACCACCCTGAACTGCGTGGCCGACCCCGCTCTCTACTGTTTCGTAAGCGAAAGTGCGCGCCGTGGCCTCTACAGAGTCATAGCCAGACCTATTGCAAGAATACTTTGCTGCCGTTGTCGCCGTGGCAACGGCATCCCTGCTAACCCAGTCACCGATTCCCAGGAGGTCGCCACTGACGAAAACAACGGACATCCCACCGTGATgatgctcacacacaccagcggTCTCAACAACCTCCAAACAGACGATCTCGGCAAAAACCCAATTTTCATCACACAGACTCAGGGAAAAACGATCATACCCCTTAATGAACAGATTAATGGAAACTCTGACACATGTGCCGACGGGAATGGAAAGCCCAGCTGTGCAATAGGCATGGAAGAGCAGTCGAGACACAAAGAGTGA
- the gpr68 gene encoding G-protein coupled receptor 68 isoform X1 translates to MSEDIMNCTIGHEIHQYLFSCVYILVLLVGVPSNLYSLYHAALQLKQNNELGVYLMNLTVADLLYLASLPLWLQYFFQGDDWSHREWLCQLCGFLLYENIYISIGFLCCISLDRYLAVVHPLRFTSLRSMRAAWLVSLVVWLKEIAVGVVFFHHKELSKDHKNQSVCFEHYPMQPWEYPVNYYRFTVGFMFPLAILSISYLCVLRAVGRSAGTLPDQKMRIKQLVSSTILIFLVCFSPYHVFLLVRTVLERDCNFITGIFNYYHVSLLLTTLNCVADPALYCFVSESARRGLYRVIARPIARILCCRCRRGNGIPANPVTDSQEVATDENNGHPTVMMLTHTSGLNNLQTDDLGKNPIFITQTQGKTIIPLNEQINGNSDTCADGNGKPSCAIGMEEQSRHKE, encoded by the exons CAACCTGTACTCTCTGTACCACGCTGCCCTGCAGCTCAAGCAGAACAACGAGCTGGGAGTTTATTTGATGAACCTCACCGTGGCTGATCTGTTGTACCTAGCGTCCCTACCACTATGGCTACAGTATTTCTTTCAG GGTGACGACTGGAGCCACAGAGAGTGGTTGTGTCAGCTCTGCGGCTTCCTGCTCTACGAGAACATCTACATCAGCATTGGTTTCCTGTGCTGCATCAGCCTGGATCGCTACTTGGCTGTGGTGCACCCTTTAAG GTTCACCTCTCTGCGCTCTATGAGAGCAGCGTGGCTCGTTAGCCTCGTTGTATGGCTGAAGGAGATTGCCGTCGGGGTGGTTTTCTTCCATCATAAAGAACTGAGCAAAGACCACAAGAACCAATCAGTGTGCTTCGAGCACTATCCCATGCAGCCGTGGGAGTATCCTGTCAACTATTACCGCTTCACTGTTGGCTTCATGTTCCCGCTGGCTATTCTATCG ATCAGCTACCTGTGTGTTCTCCGTGCCGTGGGTCGCAGCGCTGGGACTCTACCGGACCAGAAGATGAGGATCAAGCAGTTGGTCAGCAGCACCATCCTCATCTTCCTTGTGTGCTTCTCCCCCTACCATGTCTTCCTGTTAGTGCGCACCGTGCTGGAGAGAGACTGCAACTTCATCACAG GAATATTTAACTACTACCACGTGTCGTTGTTGCTGACCACCCTGAACTGCGTGGCCGACCCCGCTCTCTACTGTTTCGTAAGCGAAAGTGCGCGCCGTGGCCTCTACAGAGTCATAGCCAGACCTATTGCAAGAATACTTTGCTGCCGTTGTCGCCGTGGCAACGGCATCCCTGCTAACCCAGTCACCGATTCCCAGGAGGTCGCCACTGACGAAAACAACGGACATCCCACCGTGATgatgctcacacacaccagcggTCTCAACAACCTCCAAACAGACGATCTCGGCAAAAACCCAATTTTCATCACACAGACTCAGGGAAAAACGATCATACCCCTTAATGAACAGATTAATGGAAACTCTGACACATGTGCCGACGGGAATGGAAAGCCCAGCTGTGCAATAGGCATGGAAGAGCAGTCGAGACACAAAGAGTGA